Genomic window (Pieris rapae chromosome 12, ilPieRapa1.1, whole genome shotgun sequence):
tgtggctaaggttttttcttatattacatagtagcaCACTAATGAAGGGAAACGgtagaacttatgtgaaaggtagatagcttatgtgaaacgttggtacttttaacacagcgccatctgttagaattgtataaaaaaaaaacaaataatttgcaataaaataaaattgcgagtATAATTatagatctaagctatcctatctctcaagttggatcgaactgcacatggtgtgcgaattttattataatcggtgGTGGTTTACgagtccattgaggacaatcattgtgacacgagatataatttcatttattattattatatatattaagattacgcgtcacgttgtttgtccgctatggactcctaaactaccaaaccaatatcaatcaaatttgcaccaTGTGCATTGTGatcttacttaaaaaataggaagcatatatatataattctactatACTTATTAATGTCACTGAACTCGTCATAAACGGCTGGGCCGATTTAATGCTATTTTAAATGCGCTTTGGTAAAGCCCTGGctgattcacaaatcagcccggcagatggcgctgcagtcggtaccatcatactttgtttaatatcctaatcgcTTGAAACATCatgcaggacaacgtctgtcgggtccgccagtacctttttattttatgcgaTACaagatttaatatcaaattgaATTGATCTCTTATGAACCCTGAATAGAGCAGAAGATGTCCATAGTGAGGGTCCATCGCGTTAAGTCTTCAGCTTTATTTCACCATGTTCCAAGTCTTTCCTGCTTTGTCTCCCAAAATGTgtgtaaattgaaatttatcactattaaattatttgaaatattttacagcGAAGCAAAGCTTCCTAAAATGTATGAACCAGAATGGTGTAACTCAAATACATCATGTGCAACTATCTTCACAAGTGATGTGGGAGAGGCTCGCCTTTTATATGAGGTAGTGAAGGAAAACTATCTTCGCGCTATCGTCGTTCCATTAGgaacaaatttacaaaatctcACCAACAGTATCAACAATCGAACGCTTGTTTGTGACTGGAATCAACATTTCCAAGAGCCATTTTACCCTCTCGGTCCTCCACCATGTAAAATGGACGCAGAGAAATGTCACTTCGAAAGCCGCCGCGTTGTGAAATGGATTAACACGAGAGCTTTAGCGAGGTCTCCCTCGGCTGTTAGAGCTTTACGCAGATTAAAAATCAACTTTTCTGGTTTACAAGAGTTGGCGACGAAGAAGAGAGACTACGGTGTCGAGGCTGGTGCTCTAGCCTTTTTGTCTGATCATCCAGTACGCGACAATGTTCGCCAATTGCGTGTAGTCACATTTTTACCTGAAGACACAAAACGTGAAGTGTACAACTCTTCGGCGTTAATGGCTGCAGCAGTACTGGCTGCTAGGGATCTTGAAGGACTTCTGCCTGGAATTGCAACTTTTAAGGTTGGTATCTGATGACgagttttatagaacaggggaaaaAGACAAATTGGCATGAAGCTCACTTGATGTtcagtgacaccgccgcccatggacactctacgctagagagctcgcgagaacgttgctggccttttaattGGTATGCACTATTTTTGAagtaccctaagtcgaattggttcagaaatatttcagtggtcAGCTTGTTCCACATAATGGGTGCGCGGCAGAAACTGCGATAGAAGATGCAGCGAACAgttatttaggtttttttttttaatttattcatatttattttaaaaggttctctaacgaaacacatacaaacattttcaGATAACACATGACATACATAAACAGGATACATGCATGTGCATCAATGACAAGCGTGCACAACATTTATAAGAAAACAGAAAAGTAAAAAACGaactagattaaaaataatacaaatgtgcaatataaaattataaaataaaaaacatttgtgcaattcacacatggtagaagtgaaaccttcaaaaacaaatataaattaatcattttccactatctaaatgtgtgtgttctttaaaaacagtatattttaattatacattttaatttataagtttaatataaatctttaatttgacaaaaactaaaacaacgaaagtttgaaattcgatcaaaaaaaaagcggcagtaaatagaggctgtataatgcctgctattaaatcatatgatgaattgatgtttctgtctctctttaccgctgcatccggtttgaaatcacgacgattcgaaagaagtttatctatctcattttctcccacgttaaatcatatgaattaatgtttctgtctctttttactgtcgctttttcgttgcatccggtttgaaatcacaacgattctaaagaaacTTTCACTCattcacttcaataataactaatacatTTCTACTACATGTTTTAGCTCGCCTCATTATTTTCAGGTCCAAACATATGACGACCGTTGCAATGCAGTACAAGCTTATAAATACCTAATAGACGCTTTGGGAACTGGTGACTATGATGCGTTGACTGCTGCTGTTGGACCTGCATGTGGTGTACCATTTGCAGACGTGGTACGTCAGGGTCCTTCCCATCGTCTCCCAGCGCTGGCCTATACCCCTCAATCTCCTCCGTCGCCCCCCGCGGCCCCATTGGCTTTATTAGCAGCTGGAGACGCTAGAAGTATAGGATCTGCTGTAGCAGCCTTTTCAAATAGCTTAGGATGGAGACGGATGGTATCTCTAAGCGAAACAGCAACGCACTCTGCCCTAGCAACAGCCAGTTTTGGAGTCGACTTCATAGTCAACCTGGAATTACCAGATGAGAGACCGGAGTACGATCcttctatttttacattggTAAGTTTCTTTCTCGAAAGCTAGTGAAGTTTTGTAACGAATTGcagtaaataattcatttgtaGTGACATATTCACTCATACATTATTGTAGTTGTGTATAGTAGCTATAACCTTTTGCCTTGTTTGTAATATGCTATGTTCGGTGGTCTAGGTGCAACCggtgtgtaaataatatattattagatttgtatttttattattaaggaacaaacaaaacaacaaaagaaGGATGTAACTAATATTGACTTCATCAGTCTTACAAAAATTACGATTCCTATATTGATTTCAATGCTAGAATCAAAGTATCATCCAAAGAAATCGTAGAAATTACGATTCCTATTTTGAACTCAATGCTAGAATCAAAGTATCATTCAAAGAAATCGTAGAAATTACGATTCCTATTTTGAACTCAATGCTAGAATCaaagtatcaataaaaaatcgtaGAAATTACGATACGACGTTTCAATACTAGAATCAAACAGTTTTTGCTTTGATAGTTTGATTATAATCTTGTCTTTAACACGGGTTTACCCAATTCTccgaaatttgaatttttacttatatattacagTGGGCAGACCGCGTAGATCGGGCAGATGGGCGAATCATCTATGTATCAGTGGAAGATGCACGGGCAGTCCGTCACGCATTATGTGCGGGTCACAAGTCAGGACTAACCCCTAGCAGCGGTGCTGTCTGGATCCTGCCATCTGGTCTTCCACAAAACTGGCAAACACCCAAAGGCGATACATGTACAGCTGAAGAAATTGACGAAATGCTTCTTGGACATATTTCTGTGGCCCAGGAGTGGATGCTACCTTGGCTAGATGATGTAAGTTCTGAACCTTTTTCGTACAcacatatttttcatacaaaatatctttacaacttttataacctacagtcataataattaaaaaaaaaattggtctCTATAGCAGTGTACCTTCAATGCTGGCAACATTTTCACGCTGTATATAGTTATTCTTTGAGCGAAAAAAGCACCATCTGGGGTCAACCAGGCgggaaaatttatattttaattagcattatatttaatctacTGCAAAGGGAACAATATCAAACTTGGCAGGAAGACTTTTATATCTAAGCCGTCCGAATTATTTTCCACCTGCTCTTCGTCAGTGCCAGCTTTTGTAGTTGTCCAAGGGAAGTCAGACGTGGCTAATATGTCCACACAAGTAGCGTCCCATACAAAACCCCAACCCTAAGGATCAAAGACGTCAAAACAAGATGCTTGCCATCCTCTGTAGCGATGCCTAGTTGGCTCCACATTGCTGAAACAGGCAGGCTTTTTATGTTGgagcattttaatttattttaccacAACATTAGGACAAACATGTTATACCAACAAatagacatatatataatagtacaataatacattaaaaaaaggattttaaaCTACATTTCAAAAGCATTAAGCTTTAGAAATAGTGAGGATGAAGACATAACTTGGCATGAAGTTGAGAAAGACGTCATCAAgattaaaaccaatttaatgtttgctaaaattttaatttatttcgacGAAAAGTTAGAAAAACATTTGTCCTTGTGtagtataaattacatttgcaATTACGTACTTACGTacgtaatacaaaaaatagtaGCACTCTTTGTAAACATCAAAATTACAGATATCCAGATGGAGTATTCCGATTAATAAGCTAATAGGTGTTTCCGTACAGAGTGCACAACGcaaaaatgaaagaaaaattaacatacgaaggcttgaatttttattagatttatataatgcaaaaatacaaaataaatatgtaattagcTGACCGCGAAGTATGTCGCCAATAAACAGGAAATAGATTTACATTAActccaaattatttattaatagattttttattgaaattttatgagTATCCTTTGAAATCTAAGAAAATAACAACTCCTAAAAATGATAGAAATCGTTgtaatgtgttttatattttaaatcttccATTAAGTGATGTATTTcacttgatttatttacatagtatttatatttattttatacgtaggttttactataatattaaagaaatttaatatacattctaTGATGAATTAACCTCACTTATTTATGAaccatcaaaaatatatatacataaaaccaGTCAAGCAAAAAtccttgatttttttacaatttctttaCATTCTTACTAGTGTGTCTTACTGGCGTGTGTACAGTCTAGAAGCTTGACGACGcatgccgtcgactttttagcTCTAAGATATACCTGTTCCCTTACTATGTTTGCCTTTAGCGTGCTCGTTGAATCACGCACATAGAAAAGTTGGTACACAACCATAGATCGTATTTACGTCCTCTGTCGCACGCGCTTTTCATTTGCACTTATTCAGctactaaattttttaaatcttaacagAACATAAAGGATACAATCTTTGTAAATACgtgaggaacatgtatactaacaatacaataatagacctgTATACCTAGTCATTTTATTCtgggagtacattgtcttcacatacaattatttaactaatgtatacaagtattgtaaattttattttaaaaaatttagtgtAGAGTTTCTTTCCCATTTTCCACAGGAAACTACCTTTTGTAAGGGGCATCTAGattcatctttatatttaatttaacgttcaaaaatGCCATTTTAGTtcgtctaattggaataattgatttgattgattgattgatcaCCAGaaatcaaaatctgttatgtCATCAGAATGCAAATACTTCGAGATCGGAAGAAATTGAGTCATGGGAGTACCGTTGGAGAGAGGACTGTCATATGCTAAACAAACCCTGCGACAAGCCAGGCCCGTATGCAGCTTTGCTGTATGACGTACTAAAGCTTTGGGCCAGCGCACTCAAAAAGCTAATTATTGCTCGACCAGCTGCCCTTGACGATCTTCATGATCCCGATCTTTTAAGGTGTGTGGGAatgcctttttttattttgttactcGTTTAGTAAAACCGCCTTATTTGAAAGCACTAAGATATCAATCAACTTCTTAGCCTTGGAACATACATATCTGTAGTTATAAATTTGCTGAAGTTACAATGAGGCTTTGAACTAAATACAATCAATAGTTACTGTATATCGATGGTGTttcggatttttttaatatgtatttttaatgtgtatattattgtatatattaaaaaatcattccTAAACACCAAGCATTATGAAGAACTCTCTCTCTTATTCTTCTTACAATGTGAGTATCGGCTGGCATCACCTGATGTTACACTTAAtgtttgcctcctgttacataaaaataaagtagtttcttgaaaatgtataaactcttttggcgcgttaggaaAAAATAGGAGAGAGAATGTTTACGATGCGTTCACCGTCGCAAGCAACCGACACTCTGAAGTTAGCAAAGTCAACATACctaatagtttttttgtgatatttaaataaactttatcaagatgttttattataaaacatgcaatgtattaaatacctttgaTCTAtcgttagtgtcgttttttctacaaacgtagaataaggcgaTAGAATTTTATCATGTTCCGCCAAAGAGATACAACCTCTAACGCGTGCACAATTACTTACATGTTTTTTTCTCCAATCAAtgctgtatttataatttagatacCTCTAAACTGGTTTTGAAAGTTCCATGCGTATAGTATTACGCacgtgtaataattataataataaagcaattaattaggcttttaaatgaattagaaacttgtttaaaaacaaaatccgCTTTCAGATCATTGGTGACCAACGCAACTCTAATCGAATATGAAGGACTAACGGGGAAATTTGAATGGATTAAACTGAGTAAAGATGGCGCTATATTTGCTCGATCTTCTCCTCTTATCATCTACCAATGGGACGGTCAGCGTCGACGTGAGATTGGAAGATGGTTTGATGATAAACTGGAGTTAGAAGAGAATGCCTTGAAATGGTATACAGCTGATGGTCGCAGACCTGATGATGGCCACGATCGATGCGCTCTACAGCCTTTAGCCGACTTATTCAACATACAATGCCGCACAGCAACCATTCTTCTAGTATCTGCTTTGCTGGGAGTTACAATCGTGATTTTATCCGGACTAATGGTCTACTGCAAGCGACGAGCAGAGAAGAAATATCGGGCAAAACTCGAAGCATTAACCTTGAGAAGACTTCCACTAGTCAAGTCTGTAGGCTTGGATCCATGGGAAATTCCTCGTGAAAGAGTTGTTATAAACAGGAAATTGGGCATGGGGGCCTTTGGAACCGTGTATGGTGGCCACGCCCTATTAGCTGAAGACCGAGGTTGGACAGCTGTAGCAGTCAAAACTTTAAAAGCTGGAGCCAGTAACGAGGAAAAACTAGATTTTCTATCGGAAGCGGAAGTGATGAAACGATTCGATCACAAGAATGTCGTGAAGCTATTGGCTGTGATCACAAAAACTGAACCAGTCTGCACGGTTATGGAGTTCATGCTCTATGGAGACTTGAAGAACTATCTTCTAGCTCGAAGGCATCTAGCTAACTCCGATTCTGGAGACGACCCAGAGGAGCAAGTGTCTGCTAGAAGACTGACGGGCATGGCTTTGGATATTGCGAGAGCGCTTTCGTATTTAGCGCAAATGAAATACGTGCACAGAGATGTCGCAGCACGAAATTGCTTAGTCAGCGCAAGGAGAGTCGTGAAGTTGGCTGACTTTGGGATGACGAGGCTGATTTTTGAGAATGATTACTACAGATTTAGCAGGAAAGGGATGCTGCCAGTGAGATGGATGGCCCCAGAGAGTTTAGCTCTTGGGATATTTTTACCTGCGTCTGATGTGTGGTCTTTCGGAGTGCTCCTCTATGAAATAGTGACGTTTGGCTCCTTGCCCTACCAAGGACTTAGTAATAGTGAAGTGTTGAATAAAGTGAAATCTGGACAGACAATTTCACTGCCGAC
Coding sequences:
- the LOC110999333 gene encoding uncharacterized protein LOC110999333, which translates into the protein MSWGNTACTLLLAITVTVSETNITHKESIAVTACVAGDGADASPALAELAALTLRIGGIRAHAVPPPELCVSPSRADSVACQKAIFSDLGQGKLHVALLSVPAGSSLSSWLLRNNGLDDLGDVIMSPTRRVCVAPPPARSILDLEDALIARKYYIARDTALELQADMQNNVTLKIEAKLPKMYEPEWCNSNTSCATIFTSDVGEARLLYEVVKENYLRAIVVPLGTNLQNLTNSINNRTLVCDWNQHFQEPFYPLGPPPCKMDAEKCHFESRRVVKWINTRALARSPSAVRALRRLKINFSGLQELATKKRDYGVEAGALAFLSDHPVRDNVRQLRVVTFLPEDTKREVYNSSALMAAAVLAARDLEGLLPGIATFKVQTYDDRCNAVQAYKYLIDALGTGDYDALTAAVGPACGVPFADVVRQGPSHRLPALAYTPQSPPSPPAAPLALLAAGDARSIGSAVAAFSNSLGWRRMVSLSETATHSALATASFGVDFIVNLELPDERPEYDPSIFTLWADRVDRADGRIIYVSVEDARAVRHALCAGHKSGLTPSSGAVWILPSGLPQNWQTPKGDTCTAEEIDEMLLGHISVAQEWMLPWLDDNANTSRSEEIESWEYRWREDCHMLNKPCDKPGPYAALLYDVLKLWASALKKLIIARPAALDDLHDPDLLRSLVTNATLIEYEGLTGKFEWIKLSKDGAIFARSSPLIIYQWDGQRRREIGRWFDDKLELEENALKWYTADGRRPDDGHDRCALQPLADLFNIQCRTATILLVSALLGVTIVILSGLMVYCKRRAEKKYRAKLEALTLRRLPLVKSVGLDPWEIPRERVVINRKLGMGAFGTVYGGHALLAEDRGWTAVAVKTLKAGASNEEKLDFLSEAEVMKRFDHKNVVKLLAVITKTEPVCTVMEFMLYGDLKNYLLARRHLANSDSGDDPEEQVSARRLTGMALDIARALSYLAQMKYVHRDVAARNCLVSARRVVKLADFGMTRLIFENDYYRFSRKGMLPVRWMAPESLALGIFLPASDVWSFGVLLYEIVTFGSLPYQGLSNSEVLNKVKSGQTISLPTGLKPQLEGLIKSCWQPEYKSRPTASEVAAFIADTPRLLSPCLDLPLDALSLDVDSWRLSKERAEARWVSWAAPPSATTDVTYLSADAPRENDRFLP